From Mya arenaria isolate MELC-2E11 chromosome 12, ASM2691426v1, the proteins below share one genomic window:
- the LOC128212002 gene encoding uncharacterized protein LOC128212002, with protein sequence MHRILQHTLPPEAYPRYKHTCQNVHRLNRKSHKLITKCGVRNDTNFLELGDVVINVICKDQSDLIDVKTLPYKTIDLSSNIQSKILSFDDFTELKCSTLREGLKIPTIFLADYETLGAIPSFFGRLIILVTETENNDIEHLLKANDVHIWISTKERLPQNICNMLEMYALRHIRERTDMLLTMTGECNEQPYYRALKECLGGQANEINSHLINPLTSGGDTPSAQPHRQYSSESAVEEYLTVSKEEHVRLVEENKQSIRDLHCEIIAMYGRSNLPDNEKPKPRDIDPKFNECIAGAILHDVSGVKGLGYRFGTLNFFTYSNNLNNDDEQRIVSDINESLKGLNIKVDNYVLRFGTKYVNFSSNCW encoded by the exons ATGCATAGAATTTTGCAACACACATTGCCCCCTGAGGCCTACCCGAGGTACAAGCATACCTGTCAAAACGTTCACCGTCTCAACCGGAAAAGCCATAAACTCATTACAAAATGTGGAGTTCGAAATGACACAAATTTTCTGGAACTCGGGGATGTCGTCATAAACGTGATATGTAAAGATCAAAGTGACCTCATTGACGTCAAAACATTACCATATAAAACTATCGACCTATCTAGCAatattcaaagcaaaatattaagcTTTGACGATTTTACAGAACTCAAGTGTTCCACCTTAAGAGAGGGGCTGAAGATACCTACCATTTTCCTTGCTGATTATGAAACGTTAGGTGCCATTCCAAGCTTCTTTGGGCGCTTAATCATACTGGTAACCGAAAccgaaaacaatgatattgagCATCTATTGAAGGCAAATGACGTTCATATTTGGATCTCGACCAAAGAAAGGCTTCcccaaaatatttgtaacatgCTTGAAATGTACGCACTTAGGCATATCCGGGAGAGAACAGACATGCTTTTAACAATGACCGGAGAATGTAATGAGCAGCCGTACTACCGTGCATTAAAAGAGTGCTTAGGCGGGCAAGCAAATGAAATCAATAGTCATTTAATCAATCCGTTGACTTCTGGAGGTGACACCCCTTCCGCCCAACCCCACAGGCAAT ATAGCTCCGAATCGGCTGTGGAGGAATATTTGACTGTTTCCAAGGAGGAACATGTCCGACTTGTTGAAGAAAACAAGCAGTCAATTCGAGATTTACATTGTGAAATCATTGCTATGTACGGGCGAAGTAACCTACCCGATAACGAAAAGCCAAAACCACGGGATATCGACCCTAAATTCAACGAATGC atCGCTGGGGCCATCCTACATGATGTTTCAGGTGTTAAAGGTTTAGGCTATAGATTTGGGACCCTCAATTTCTTTACATATAGTAACAATTTGAACAACGATGATGAACAAAGAATCGTTTCTGATATCAATGAAAGCTTAAAAGGGTTAAATATCAAAGTTGACAATTACGTTTTAAGGTTTGGGACAAAGTATGTAAACTTTTCATCAAACTGTTGGTAG